In Solanum lycopersicum chromosome 3, SLM_r2.1, the genomic stretch GAACCTGTGGATTTTGAAAACAGTGGAATTCTGTGGCTCCCACCTGAACCAGAAGACGAAGAAGATGAACGGGATGGAATGCtgtttgatgatgatgatgatgatggagatGCTGCAGGAGAATGGGGATATTTACATGCGTCAAGCAGTTTTGGAAGTGGTGAGTATAGAGGTAGGGACAGGTCAAATGAAGAGCAAAAGAACGTAGTCAAGAATGTTGTTGATGGCCACTTCAGGGCTTTAGTGTCTCAGCTTATGCAGGTTGAAAAACTTGTCATTGGTGAGGAAGAAGACAAAGAGAGTTGGTTGGAGATAGTTACATCCCTATCGTGGGAAGCTGCAACACTTTTGAAACCAGACACTAGCAAAGGTGGGGGAATGGACCCTGGGGGATATGTAAAGGTGAAGTGTATTGCATCTGGACATCGTAGTGACAGGTGAACAAAATAAAGCTTTTCATTTTGGTGCACTATATTGCTCAGCTCTTTGTTCGAATGTTGCTTCTCATATTTCATGGAGTTAGGATTAGTAGCTAGACAACTTCTGAAATTGGAGAATTGGAGCGTTATTGTGGTTCATGTATCTGCATGCACAATGTCTCACTGTCTGTCTGTCTCCCCCCTCCCTCCCTCCCTCTTTGCATGTGAGTCATTTGTGTCTGGTGAGATAGCTTGTGTTCCTCCCTTAAAACTTTCAATTCTTTGCCCTCGAGTAATATTTGGTGAAGTTGTAGCATTTCGATGAGTAAAGAGGTGTTTAGAGTCGGGGTTGCTTTTCCCTAGATTAACTTGTCTTATTGGGCTAGCTATAAATAGGGTGTGGCATAATTGGGCAGCTTTTATTTCTTGTGATTCTgttcttgcttcttcttcctgTGTTTTTATCTGCACTTCTTCAGCTCCTTTTGTTATTGTGTACATTTTGTCATATCTTCTCTTATTTGAACTCGTTCCATTAAATAGTGCTGTGGTGAAAGGAGTTGTCTGCAAGAAAAATGTAGCTCATCGGCGAATGACATCAAAAGTTGAGAAAGCCCGCATAGTAATCCTTGAAGGTGCTCTCGAGTACCAGCGCGTCTCTAACCACTTATCAAGTTTCGCTACATTGTTGCAGCAGGTTTTGATTATTTTACCTTTTCTTCAAAGACTTTTAACTGATAATGTAGTGCTCTTGtgcttaaaaatattttttgctaTTCAGGAAATGGATCATCTGAAGATGGCTGTTGCCAGAATTGATGCACACAATCCGGATGTTCTTCTGGTGGAAAAATCTGTTTCTCGCTATGCACAGGAGTACCTCTTGGAAAAAGATATATCACTTGTCTTAAACATCAAAAAACCAGTCTTGGAGCGTATAGCTCGCTGCACTGGTGGTCAAATAGTTCATTCAGTAGATCATCTCTCATCTCAAAAGATGGGATACTGTGACATGTTTCATGTTCAGAAGTTTTTGGAAGAACATGATACAGCTGGAGAGATTGGAAAGAAGCTTGTGAAAACACTGATGTACTTTGAAGGCTGTCCAAAGCCACTGGGATGCACCGTaagtttattataattacaaGAAGAATAAGATGTAGATTATCTATTGATTAGATATGATCTAAATAGTTATCTGAAACCTACTTTTGAAAAAGACCAAGTTCTTTTAACAAAAATCTTCGAAGTATTCCTTGgatattgaaatatttaattgGCTCTCTTTGCATGGGTTATCTCAGATATTACTCCGTGGTGCAAATAGAGATGAATTGAAGAAAGTGAAGCGCGTGGTTCAATATTCTATTTTCGCTGCTTATCATTTGGCTTTAGAAACATCCTTTCTTGCTGATGAAGGAGCTTCTCTTCCTGAACTTCCTTTGGATTCTCCGATAACTGTGGCACTTCCAGATAAGCCATTAACAATCGACAGATCCATCTCAACTATACCTGGTTTTATGATTCCTGCCGATGAAAGAACTCTAGGGCCGCTATCTGGCAGTGAGCCACAAAGGTCAATGAGTGCTCCGCCAACTGGCCTGGTCAAGGCTGTCAGCAATTGTGCTCAGAAAATGGGTGTGTTAGAGTCTCCTGGATTGTGTGCTACTAAAGACAACTTCTCTTCCTTCTGTAAGCCCTCTCTTGATCATGAATCTGAGATAGGTATCATGGATATGATGAAGTGCTCTGAGGTAAAAGCATCAGTAGCCAACGATGTCCAAGATGCCCATGGAAACAAGTTCCTTTCTACTAGTTTTGGTCCTTCACAGGAGGTTGATCAAGACATGTTGTCACAGAGTGTTCAAAATGATTGCAATACTATGGATGTGAACCAAGGTGGGGAAGACGCCCCTGATGATTTGACTTCTTTGAAGAAAGAGTTCTCTCCATCTCCATCCGACAATCAAAGCATTTTGGTTTCCTTGTCGTCTCGATGTGTTTGGAAGGGAACTGTCTGTGATAAGTCTCGTCTCTTTCGGATTAAATACTATGGCAACGTAGATAAGCCATTGGGTCGTTTTCTACGAGACCAATTGTTTGATCAAGTAATCTCTCCCTCCCTTTCTTTATGCTCGAAACATTTCCAATATGCTCAAGGTGACTGAAAGGatcttcacttttttttccttcaatttgTGTCTCAGAGTTACAGGTGTCATTCATGTGAGATGCCTTCAGAAGCTCATGTTCAGTGTTATACACACCGACAGGGTACTCTAACTATTTCTGTTAAGAAGCTGCTGGAAGTTCTTTTGCCAGGTGAAAAGGAAGGAAAAATATGGATGTGGCGCAGATGCCTTAAATGTCCACGCGATAATAAGGGCTTTCCTCCAGCAACTCGGAGAGTAGTAATGTCTGATGCTGCTTGGGGCTTGTCCTTAGGGAAGTTTCTAGAACTTAGCTTTTCAAACCACGCAGCTGCAAGTAGGGTGGCAAACTGTGGTCATTCATTACATAGAGATTGTCTTCGATTTTACGGGTATGATCTTACTCTCTTGGTAGTATGAAATGCTTTCTCCTTATTGGTCACACACAATATTTAATACGTTGGCATGATTCTATAGTTAATGGTCAAAAAGACTAAGCGATGATGATAATATATCTTGCTGGAAAATATTGAAACGTTGAGTATTTTGCAATACTCATTTTGTAACTTTTGCAGCTTCGGAAAGATGGTTGCTTGCTTTCGCTATGCATCCATTGATGTTCACTCAGTATACCTTCCTCCCTCAAAACTGGATTTCAACTATGAGAATCAGGAATGGATAGAACATGAAGTGAATGAGGTAAAAAGAATGTGATTGGATTTTGAGTTGCTGGCATCTGATATCCCCCTTTACTGATTTGCTGTTTTAATATAAGCAGGTCATTTTCCGAGCTGAACTTTTGTTCGCTGAGGTCCTTAATGCAATTCGGCTTTTGGTAGAGAAGAGATCTGGGAGACAACTTAACAGCAGCATTAATGTACCTGAAGCAAGACGTCAGATTTCTGATTTGGAAGGGATGTTGCAGAAGGAGAAACAAGAATTTGAGGTATGAGTCAACGGATTGGACTTGTGAGAGGGTTCAGTGATCATTAATTGACCATTGTTTAACCTACATGGTCATGTAGACATTATTAACTACTCTCTCCCTAGCACTACTTCTATGTGCTTGTAGGATATTGACCACTGGTAATTACACTTAAGTGCTCCACTTGTTTTTTCTTGAGTGACCAGTTAGCTCTCTGACAAATAGGTCTATTTCCCTATGTCAGTTTGATTGCGGGTTTATAACCTTGTCATGCTTGTGGTATACAAACTGTGGTGAAATTATCTTCTCTGTTGTCTGTGTTGCAATCTGTCTACCGATACTGTCTGATGCATTAGATTTTGTATTGGTTGTTTTCATTGTTAACGATTTGCATTGTTGAGCTTAACTTGTCTGTCCTGATCTAATAGGATATTTCTAATTCGGTACTGATATTAGCAGGAATCTCTCCAGAGAATTCTGATGGAGGAAGTTAAAAAGGGGCAGTCTGTTGATATTTTGGAGATCAATCGATTGAGAAGACAGCTCCTTTTTCAATCTTATGTTTGGGACCACCGTCTAGTATATGCAGCCAGTATGGATGACAAGAGTCATTGGTTTAGTGGAGATGTCACCTCTTTGGAACCTGAGAAACCGTTGGTTTGTGATGATAAGTCCACTGACCTGGATAATTGTGCTGATCCCAGCAACTGTCCTAATAGCTCTGAATCTGTTCCCGCAATTTTAAAGGCTGGTGAAAATGGGGATGAAGGAAGAAGTGTTGGCCAAAACAGTCACGTGGATGCTGTTCATCAAGAATCTGCAGTTGATTTTGATGCTGATTGTGCAATCGAAAAACCACCTGGTCTTCCTGTTGCAACAAAAAGTTTCTGCGGATCACATCCCGAAGAATCCATATTACAGCGGCGAAGAGCACTATCCGCTGGGCAGTTCCCAAACATGGAGAGTTTGTCAGATACTCTCGAGGCAGCTTGGACTGGTGAAACAACTTCCGGTGTTGTAGTGATAAAGGGTGATACCTGTAAATCTTCTGAACCACATCTGGTGAATACACTTACAACTGGAATGGCTGAAAAAGTGTATACTGAAGACCATGCGACTATGCTGTCTCAAACTCCCTCTCTTTTAGCCTCTAAAGGCTCCGAAAACATGGAAGACGCTGGGAGCTGGTTAGGTGTTTCTTTTATTAGCTTCTACAGGACGCTGAACAAAAACTTTTTACCAAGTGCTCAGAAACTGGATCCACTTGGGGGATATAATCCAGTATACATTTCATCATTTCGGGAGTCAGATGCCCAAAGTGGAGCAAGATTGCTCCTACCTGTTGGGGTTAATGATACTGTTATACCAGTGTATGATGATGAGCCCACGAGTATTATATCTTATGCTCTAGCGTCTCATGATTATCATGCTCAACTATCCGGTGAGCTCGAGAAATCTAAGGATGCTTCTTTGGACTCTAACTTTTCGTTCCACTCACTGGATTCCAGTAATCTGCACTCCCCTCAATCAGTTGATGAAATGTTTTTAGAATCCTACAGAAGTCTTGGATCCATGGATGAGAGTCTCTTGTCCTTGCCCATTTCTCGCAGCTCTTTTGATTTGGATCCACTCTCATACACAAAGACATTGCATGCCAGAGTTTCTTTTGGAGATGATGGATCTCTGGGGAAAGTGAAATACTCAGTGACTTGTTATTATGCAAAGCGCTTTGAAGCCTTGAGGCGGATATGTTGTCCTTCAGAGATGGATTTCATAAGATCTCTTAGCCGCTGTAAGAAGTGGGGGGCCCAAGGAGGCAAGAGCAACGTTTTCTTTGCTAAAACCTTGGATGATCGATTCATTATCAAGCAAGTGACAAAGACAGAGCTGGAGTCCTTTATGAAATTCGCTCCTGAATATTTCAAATATCTTTCTGAATCAATAATCACGGGGAGTCCAACTTGTTTGGCAAAAATTCTGGGGATCTATCAGGTATTTGTGATAAGTTGACTACTTCAGCTTCTCAAATTGCTGATTTAGAATTACAAAGCTCTCTGTGACTAGACTCGCAGCACACAGAGTGATCTGATTGCTGTGAATATGAGGCAGATATTAGTTATGCTCTGGGGAAACATGATTGATATGATGGATTCTTGATTAATGGGTTGTGATATTAGTATTTACCTTCTTATGGCATGATCTTCTAGGTGAATGAACCACAAAGCATGGGATGCATATTTCTTGCTGCAGTATTTGGAAGTAGTTACCGATATAATCAGTTCATTATTTCCTTTCTGTGTATTCTGGCTAGTCATAGGCTCATAGCACAAACATATTGTATAGTTATATTATTATCAGTTCGTATAgagtttttatttctaatgGTTTCTGTGAAGGTGTCATCAAAGCAGCTTAAAGGAGGTAAGGAATCTAAAATGGATGTGTTAGTTATGGAGAACCTTCTCTTTGGGAGGAAACTGGCAAGGCTTTATGATCTGAAAGGTTCTGCAAGGTCTCGTTACAATCCTGATTCCAGTGGAAGCAACAAAGTCTTGCTGGATCAGAACTTGATTGAATCAATGCCAACTTCACCTATTTTTGTTGGAAACAAAGCAAAAAGACTTTTGGAGCGAGCTGTATGGAATGATACTGCTTTTCTTGCTGTAAGTTTTTGTGCTTacatttaatgaatttaatgtCGACTACTTGCACCTATTGTGGTTGGATCATGTATTTCTCGTCTTTGATGGTCCATCAAAGCTTGGTAAGTTGAGATTGCTGTAGATTGAAGCATTTTCAACCCGTAAGATTTCTCATATCTATTCAGAACAAGTTAGTTTGTGTTTGGTACTAGGATTGCGTGTGGAAGAGGGAGGGAGAAAACACCTTTGTTAGTCATAAGGAGTTGAGCAATTGATGACGGTCCAGCAGAATCTAGGGTGTGTTTGAGACTCCACGGACCTTATCATTCCCTTCCCACAATTCCACAtccaaaactaaaataagtaaaattgatTAGATTATGATACGAATAGAGAGGAGATTTGGGTTCAATCCCTCCTACAAATTCTTCCTTTTTGCAAAAAGATTAAATTAGGGATGGTCACTTTAACCTTCACTTCTTCTCCAGTTAAGGATTCAGATGCTTGCCTTTCCCAAAGCCCTTCATCTTCGTCCTACCTAAACAACAGTTTTGGGTGCCAAGAATGGAAGGAAAGAGCTAGAATACTTAAATGTCCACTGTTCTTGTGTGCTTGCTAGTAGGAAAGGGGTggtcaaatattttttactagAAACAATATCCTCCATAGCAAATCAGTCTATCGGAAAGATGCGGATCCTGGATGGAAGTGTCAAGTATCCTTCCATTTCAAATACCGACATACAAGAAAATTTGTTCCTTTCCTATTTTACTTTGCTTTTCTCAAGAAGAGTAACTTTTTGACATCTAACTGAAGACCATTATGCTGTTGTATATGTGTTACATTTTCTCATAATCAGCATACAAGTGTATACTCACTTTCTAACAAATTCCTTCTGTGGTCAAGGTTAGTGAGGTTCTTGACTAACTGAGTAAATTATCCTTGCAGGCAGTTGATGTGATGGATTACTCACTGTTGGTTGGGGTTGATGAAGAGAAGAATGAGCTTGTTGTTGGGATTATTGACTTCATGAGACAGTATACGTGGGATAAGCACTTGGAGACTTGGGTCAAGGCCTCTGGGATCCTTGGTGGACCCAAAAATGCGTCGCCGACTATAATCTCACCTAAACAGTACAAAAAGAGGTTCCGAAAGGCCATGACGACCTATTTCCTGATGGTCCCTGATCAGTGGTCACCAACATCTGTTGTTCCCAGTAAATCGCTGACTAATTTATGCGACGAGAACATGCAAGGTGGATGATCTGCCGCGTGATTTTGTTAATGCTGTTTGTCAGTATATTGAGCACACAAGTGGGTTTATACATCTCTCGTATTTTCGATTCCCATTCTTTTGGAACGCAGTTCCAGTTGCGTTCTCACTTGATTTCTTGTCAGAAAACCGTGAGGCTTGTATTTCGTTGAAAGTCTCTGCTGCTTAGAATTCAGGTGTCCCTCCGTGGATATAATGTTGTACATTTCTTttgtttcattaatttatttttccttccttTTGTTGGGTAGAATTCAAGTACATATGAGTTCCAAAGGATCAATGCCAATTTTATAGAATGCATGATTTTGGAACaggtgttttattttttgtaattgtaATATTGTATCTTTGGATTTCGTCCCGTTGGGTTGATCTCCATCCATGTTCACAGAGCTAATGGAATTAAGTTTTCAGAGTGTGGACTTGTGGTCCAAATGGTTCAAGTAGTAATCTATCTATGTTATAGTACTTAAAGcttgtaaatttttaatttttgactgACCCAATCCAGTTGCAGTAACTTGTGGAAAACATTGGGAAAATTCACTACATATACTTAATAATTGATGGAGTAGTATTTTACATTTTGAGCATACACACTActgaaacaaataaatatggTGGCTTCTGTTTTATTGTGTTATTTGTGAGCAGTGATCCTAACTGAAGTCCTGAGCAGAATCAGTTACATGATGCCACCAGCATCTTTGTAGGAGCTCTATGATTTCTTCATCTCCTCTGCATATAgacataataatgataataagttACTTGTTCATCACACGATTATTAAATCATTGTTATGTTACCTTGAATTAGAACAAAATCTGGTGAGTTGTTGGCAGTAACGAGGGCCTTCATCATATCCTTCACAAGTGATCTCTCCATTCTCATCTCTATAACAAACTATCCCTGTTGACTCATCTTCAAATATCTATCAACAGATATCAGTAAACAATTGTAGTGCTACAATTCACCACACTTAACTACAATTtataagatgaagaagaaaaaaaccaCCTTAAGTTTTGAGGTTGAAGTTGATCTGATCTGAAGAGCAGTTGGTTTGATTGAAATATATTGATCACTTGCACATGAGTACACCAACACTACTCTTTGTGCATGCTTTTCCCTTTTGTTGGAACATGATTTCCAAATTAGAGGAGCAGCACCAAAAGAAGAGTGTCTCACAGCCATATTTAGTATGGGGAAAAATAATGGAAGAgaagataaaattataaatgaaatgaaatgctGTTTGTTCTATACAGTTGTatttaataagtaaataaatttaacCGAAATAATTAAAGTATTCGAATGATTTGATGTTaatcctttattttttgtttgtaagCTAAAGAGAAATGATATTAATATTATGGAAAACTAATATTGGGTGTTTGTCAATTGTCACGATGCATTATCTAATTATTATAGGTTTAAAGGGAGGAAGTGGGACCTATCAGCATTATCTTCAAACTAATGTATTGTGttggtatgtatatatatatatataagggcTTACAAAGTCATTTGGACggttgatttaaattttttatttacccaattgattgattgatttgttTGTTGGTGGGTCTCTCATCCCCTCAGTGTGATAACGTTTGTTTGTCTCAACTttcattaaaactaaaacaagaaattaaaaagattaGAGGGATTGTTCggtacaaaagaaaatgaattccgtttagaaaatatttttagaggttttttatgttaaaagatatttttttaaaagactttatgtataattaaataaatattacgaGGGATGAGTAAATATGAGGTTGTGTTGAAGAGTGAGGAGAACAAAAAAGACAATATTGAAATTGAGAAAGAAGtttatttataacttttttctaTAACTATAACATAAAGATCTTTGTTAACAACAATGGAGCAAAGTCAGAGTACTTGAAAAAACTGGGTCCGTGAGGAGACTTAGCGTTTTATCTGTTAGTGAGACTATAGTCTCGAATTCAAATTAATAGGATTGAatgaattttattgattaataaaagtaacaCTATAAGAGATTACAACTTTGTTGTCTTGAATGACTAATTTCGGTTGAGTATCTAActaatatgtttttttctttccgTTCATAGTTGTTATTTCAAAGTTGATACTCCCACACTTAATACTTATTTATCGAGTTAATAACTTTGATAATCGCTCAACTATCAattgttttgataaaaagttattcaattttcattttcaattcaaaaatcACTCTACTGTGATTTCTTTgcacagaaagtcactcaactttctttttcaaactcaaaagtcactcaactataaCTTCTTTGCATATAAAATAACTCAacctatttaattattttttcattaaaatttagtgacttgaaattttaagtattaacaaaaaatttaagaatcaaatatatatatatatatatatatatataatttgatgatccgctaaaaatataatattgaacattttattttaccaTTAATTCTCTAAATCATTCTCCCTTGTCCTTCCACATTCTTTTAGCGAATTCAtggtaaaataaaatgttcaatggaaaatgatttaggaaattaatgataaaataaaatgtttaatattatatttttatcggGTTGAATTAAATGGGCGGGtcattaaatgatttaaatgaatatatatatatatatatatatatatatatatatatatatatatatatatatatatatatatatttgattcttagaattttggttaataattagaatttcatgtcactaaattttaatgaaaaaataattaaataatttgagtgactttctgtgtaaagaaatcataattgagtgacttttgagttgaaaatgaaaattgagtGAGTCTCTATCAAAATAATTGATAGTTTAATGACCATCAAATTATTAATTccttatttatcatttattttctaACAAATAAAGGAAGTCAAATGAAAATTTCAGTATGAATTAACCCACtactataatttatttaatttattataagcATATTGTTAATCTTTTGTGGCTTCTCATACCATCAAAAGCCCATACAATCTTTTACGTTACCTCAAAAGTATTTTTAGTTGAAAGACGAAATGTGTTGGACCTATAAATATTTCAAGCTTAACAATCAGATTAGTAAAAGTAATATGTACTAGTAAGTAGTAACACTCCGTAACAATggaatttataaatgaaaaaaatcaaggTCCATGGAACCTTTTTTCTACTAAATAAagtgttttgatattttttataaacagACAACTTCATAgagattatgtaattgtatgtTATTTAATACAACAAATCAATCGGACAATaagaaattatatcaaaataattttatcttaacataattaatttcaaCATAAATTATCCTCAAAACTAAACAACCATAAGAGTGACAAATAAGCCTATGGAAGCAATAGTTGATCAACCTGTCCATTTATTACTCAATTtacttaaatttgttttaactcaatttatttaaaagttaagtTAATATATAATCCAAATTGATGGATATAAAACCTTATTCCGTCAAATAACATTCAAACTATTTAACATCCGCATATTTATTATCtcaattcatttcattttcacccattcaaatttgattcaattCATCCCCTCGACAAAACACATTAATATTTTGTTGGTACAAGTCGAAACGTAGAAATAGAAGAGCAAGCTCATGCTAAATAGGGAATAAAGTAGTAGGTAGTGACAAAAGCCCAAGGAAGGGCCCCGAcattcttttcaattttttggttTACTAAAACAGTACCTTAATAGTAGTAACAGTCTCTGACGTGGATTAATTATGTGAACATTAACGTCTGATAAGTTTTGCTTTGCACTACGCTAACAAAGCACTTTACTACTATTATCTTTAATTATTCAGTCTTAGGTGCATGAGCCCACCCTATACAACACAGTTTAGTTAACATTATCAATAACCTTAAAAGAAGTTTCTCATTTTCCTCACGTTATTACATATTGGAACTAGAAAATATCCTTGTAATCTGCAGTTGTTCTTGATGTTTTTTTAGTAGTATGACGGGTGTAAAGATTACTTAtgtagttcatatatatataaataaaaaagtttgacaacttcaaaattttggatGCAAGTTCTTagtattgatatgcaaaaaaaattatgatgaaaacTAATAATAGGTAATTTGGTAAAACTGATGCAGTTTACGTAGTGTACTCAGTATTcaagattattttattaaaataaaaattgctgTAAAAAacaatcatatacatatatagagtaaaacaaaaagttaataattaaattatttttgataaaataaaggtCATTATTTTTAACATGCTAACAATAAAAAGTGTGTTCCAGCAGTTGAGACATACGGACTAACTTgctacattattattatattattaataggtTGCTAGGAAATTGTTTacgtaaaaattaaataccGTATATATATcgtataaatatattataattgataGTTGATTAGTAGATAAATTGTTCATATATATTGTGTTTGGTTTGTGATTTAAAAATTCACATAActattacatataaaattaaaacagaTCAATTAATTCATATATAACTAATACAGCCATTATACAAACTTGTTTGGTTTGTGATTTAAAAATTCACATAActattacatataaaattaaaacagaTCAATTAATTCATATATAACTAATACAGCCATTATACAAGTTTGACGAACTTTTATCGTCTCCCAAGGCATCACACACCTCCATGAGTTTTTTATAAGTACaagttttttgtttgtttacttCCTTGTCCTCACTATCCAGTTCCTAACCAGCAAGGACTGTTATTTCATTTTCCCTTCAGCTCTTCAACACAAGGCCTGAAACTCATCATATTTGTATATGGTCTTTGTCCTTCAATGCATGTTCTTCTAATGCTTACCTAATATTCAACTGTTCCTGCTTCCTTTTGCATTGGCATATGTTTAACACACTTCTCTACTTCACCTAAACAAAACTTTTCTTTAACATGTaaaaataattccaaaaatCTTACTGTATTTATATATGGATCTTGCAAGGGCTAACTACTGTGAACCTCCATCTCAAGGGGTGAATGTTCAAGATtgttcttttatgtttcttgaATGATATTTATGTAAATGGGGTTTCTTTTTTAGCTAATGATTCTTGAGTTTGTTATTGACAGGAAGCAGCACTAGAAGGGAAAAATGGGAACCCATTCTTGGATAGTTTCCCTGACCCGCTTTGCAAACTTAATCTAAAGGAGACATCTGAGTTTGTGAAGTCGTTGCCAACAGCAAGCAATGGAGCAGCAGGGTTTTTAAGGAAAGAAGGAGTAAGTTCAGTGACAAGGAGGAATATGGATGCTCCATCAACACCGGGTCGACCCATTTTCAGCTTCAGTGTTGggaatttttcaagaaaaaatttccCTTCGAAGTGGGATGATGCAGAGAAGTGGCTTGTTAATGGAAGTTCTATTCAAGATTCCCCTGCTtctcatcataataataatggcTTAAAGCCAGCATTAGAATCCTCAAATTTGTTAAAGCAGTGCAATGGGTTCAAGCTTAAAGAAACTGAAAATGTCTTTGCAGAaaaaaacagagttacagatgAAAAGGTATCTAAAGTAGCTTCAGATTTTCAGGTGCTTTTACCTTTACACCATCACCATATTTCTGCTGGAGCTGCCAA encodes the following:
- the LOC101247199 gene encoding uncharacterized protein, yielding MAVRHSSFGAAPLIWKSCSNKREKHAQRVVLVYSCASDQYISIKPTALQIRSTSTSKLKIFEDESTGIVCYRDENGEITCEGYDEGPRYCQQLTRFCSNSRGDEEIIELLQRCWWHHVTDSAQDFS